The Pseudanabaena sp. BC1403 genome segment GAATCGAACCGACATATCAACGATTATGAGTCTGTGACTAGTTAGACTGAAAGTATTTGCTAGACTGGATTAGAGATTTTTGTATCTCTTATGATAGTCATTTGATAGTCAAACTGCTATATATCTGTTTTTATTTGTGGCTGAGTACTTCTTTTATTTTGGTTTGTGTTTCTTCGATGATTGTAACGATCTTTTTAAGTTGAGACTCACTTAGTACACCTTCACTAGCAAGTGTCTCTACCGCTTTTTCGATCGCCATAGGTCTTGGGAAAAACATCTCAAGGACTCTTACAGGGCATCTCCTGTAATTGTTTGGATCTACGGTTAATCAAAGTCATAATGATTTCTCGATCGCTGATCGAATGGGTTTAGTGATGGTTATGCTAGAGGCTAGTCAAGCTAATGTCGGTAAATTATAGAGTTAAATATGGGGCAACTCGAACATATTGAGGCAATTGAAAAGCGCCTGTGGGGTGCTGCTGACACGTTGCGGTCTAACTCCAACTATGCCAGTAATGAGTATTTCATGCCTGTAATGGGGTTGATCTTCCTGCGTCATGCCTATAGCCGTTATTTGGCAGTTAAGGATGAGATTATTGCTAACTTGCCGAAACGGGGTGGTAAGGTGCGCGAACTCAAGAAAGAAGATTTTTCACAGAGGAGTGCGATCTTTTTACGACCAGAGGCACAGTTTGATTATTTGGTAGCGCTTGGGGACGATCGCGATCGGGCTAAGGCTGTCATTGAGGCGATGGAGTCGATTGAGGCGGACTACACCACGCTGAAGGGTGAACTGCCGAAGCAAGAATATCAAGAACTGGATAATGAGGTTTTGGGGCAATTGCTCAGAGCGCTGAATCCTGAGGAGTTGAAGCAGGTTAAGGGGGATGTGTTCGGGCGGATCTATGAATATTTTTTGACACAGTTTGCGGATCTGAAAGCCCATGATAATGGTGAGTTTTTTACGCCTGTTTCTTTGGTTTCGTTGATTGCCAATGTTTTAGAACCCGATCGCGGTATTTTGCTCGACCCTGCCTGTGGTTCTGGGGGGATGTTTGTCCAGAGCGCTCATTTTCTGGAAGATCGACAGGGTAATCCGCACTCGTTAACCTTTAAAGGTTTGGAGAAAAATCCCACCACGATTCGGCTTGCCAAGATGAATTTGGCGGTGCATGGTTTGGAGGGGGATATGCAAAAGGCGATTACTTACTACGAAGATCCCCATGAGTTGTTGGGGAAGGCTGATTTTGTGATGGCAAATCCGCCTTTTAATGTGGATGAGGTGGATGAGGAGAAGGTCAAAAACGATCCGCGTTTGTTGTTTGGTTTGCCAAGTGTCAACAAAAACAAGAAGATTTCTAATGGTAACTATCTCTGGATTACCTATTTTTATAGCTATTTGACCGATCGCGGCAGAGCAGGATTTGTCATGTCGTCTCAGGCTTCGAGTGCGGGTGGAACTGAGGCAACGGTGCGAGGGAAGCTGATCGGGACGGGTGATGTGGAAATGATGGTAGCGATTCGCTCGAATTTTTTCTATACGCGCACTGTGCCTTGTGAGTTGTGGTTTTTTAATCGGGCAAAGTTGCCCCAACATAAAGATCATGTGCTGATGTTGGATGCGCGGAATATCTACCGCAAAGTAACGCGCAAAATCTATGATTTTAGTCCTGAGCAGTTACAAAATCTGTTGGCGATCGTGTGGCTATATCGAGGACAGGAGGAGAAGTTTCTTAAACTAGTGCGGGATTATCTCGATCGCACTTTAAGCGCTGTCAATGGTTGTTTTGAGTCGGTTGATGGTTATACGAAGGCGATCGCTTTATTTCGAGACAAGATGACTCTGTTTGTAGAAAAACTAAAAGATGAATCCTCACCGATGGCAGAGTTTGAGGAGAGTTTGACGACTTTAATTAAAGATGTGGAAGTATTTCGGGGGGATGGCGATCGCGAGGTTGCGTTATGGCAAAAACAATCAGCTAGGACTAATGCGGATCTAAATCAAGCGGTAATTCGTCTTGCTCCTCTTGCGGAAACTAGCCGCGATTTGGTGAAGCAAGCGGATCTCGTTTATAAGTTGGGCTGTCGGGTGATGGACTGGTGCGAAAAGGAACAGGCGGCGAAGGATAGCGATCGCTGGTCGAGTCGAGATGTCACGAAGGAACGCAAGGCGGCGGATTTGGCGCGACAGGAGGTGGTGGAGCAGTTAAAACTGGTGCG includes the following:
- a CDS encoding N-6 DNA methylase, with the translated sequence MGQLEHIEAIEKRLWGAADTLRSNSNYASNEYFMPVMGLIFLRHAYSRYLAVKDEIIANLPKRGGKVRELKKEDFSQRSAIFLRPEAQFDYLVALGDDRDRAKAVIEAMESIEADYTTLKGELPKQEYQELDNEVLGQLLRALNPEELKQVKGDVFGRIYEYFLTQFADLKAHDNGEFFTPVSLVSLIANVLEPDRGILLDPACGSGGMFVQSAHFLEDRQGNPHSLTFKGLEKNPTTIRLAKMNLAVHGLEGDMQKAITYYEDPHELLGKADFVMANPPFNVDEVDEEKVKNDPRLLFGLPSVNKNKKISNGNYLWITYFYSYLTDRGRAGFVMSSQASSAGGTEATVRGKLIGTGDVEMMVAIRSNFFYTRTVPCELWFFNRAKLPQHKDHVLMLDARNIYRKVTRKIYDFSPEQLQNLLAIVWLYRGQEEKFLKLVRDYLDRTLSAVNGCFESVDGYTKAIALFRDKMTLFVEKLKDESSPMAEFEESLTTLIKDVEVFRGDGDREVALWQKQSARTNADLNQAVIRLAPLAETSRDLVKQADLVYKLGCRVMDWCEKEQAAKDSDRWSSRDVTKERKAADLARQEVVEQLKLVRYFHKQAVWLTDRFPDGKYGDVQGLVKLVDRAELAANDWSLTPGRYVGVAPEEVDEDFDFEETLRDIHIELEGLNAEAVDLAAAIAQNFKELGI